The genome window CGGGGATTGTATAGTCAGTTCCAAAAGAGAAACTAATAGCCCAAATCCAAAATAACTGATAATTGCCTTATCTTTGATATAACAACAAAAGGGctttgtttagatttttattgttttagacaTTGATTGGTATTGCAAttcaattgtgtttttaaaaatttataaattttttagctttaaattattttttatttgtttttaaattgttttaatgtgtgatattaaaaataattttttttaaaaaaatataattttttatgaattttcaaacaaagaatactttaaaaaacctctaccacattttcaaaataacatttatattattaataaaaaaataacaaaacatcatttttttatttacattgttACCACAAAAGTACCGAACTTTCTCATTCcaacaatcttaaaaaaacattaaaaaagtatttgagagtatgataaaagttgattttcaaagaatttttctctaaaaaaaatgcataattttttttttaaaaaattatttttgtaaaaataaattttaataaaaaaatagttcaatcTTAATACATATAGGATATAAAGACATGCTATTACTCCTTAAATtttgaatcttgaaaaaaaacaaaactgattGTATAGTACACAAAGCCAGCCgcatgttttcttttatgcaaaAGATGCGTAGCTTTCAAAGGAATTTCTCCGTTTCCTCCTCCTTTCCCCTACTTCCCTTACAGCTTCCATCTCCAATGTAAGAGTTGTCAcatattttattgtctttttcatTCTCCTAGATACATTTTGGACTGAATGATtgcttatgttgttttttttttttttgtttttttttagggaaaCCCATGTTTGGTTTGTTTTACCTGATGAATTCAAGAGTGTGTCTCTTTTGAATCAATACATGGAACTTCTATCTCCATGTGAGAAAGAAAATGTTTTGTCTATGCGTGGAGACCAGCTCCAGAAAAGAGCCTTGCTTGCCCGTACTTTGGTTCGCACTCCTATTGCAAGATGTAAGTTTTTGTTAGCTATTCCTGTTTTAGTCAACTTTTACATATTTGATCAATACCCTTTTCTTTGCTGCttcaaagttttgatttttcattaacGTTATGTTAATGAATGTGTAAATGGGCTTTGAATTTGGATTTAGTTCTGATTTCGAtaggtgtttgatgaaatgaatctttcaaatttggatTGGTTTGCCCGTGACTGTCGTTTCCACATAACAAACATTAATGCATCCTTTTCTGGTTGCTCCTGTAGACTGCAGAAAATCTGTCACCATATGAATTGTACTTACAAAACCTTGCTCGCTGCAGcattttagcattttgtttAGTGTGCATATTAAAAGCAGGTGTAATTTGACTAATTGTATTATTACTAGTTGAGTACTCTATGAATTAATTATAGTAGTGATTGAACAGATATATTTGGCTTGCAGTTTAGGTTTTTGTTTCTGCAGAGAGGCAATCTAATCAGATCtggtttgaaaagaaaatagataacCAGTTGAAGAAATGGAATGAACTGTTCTTTATGCATCTCATAAATGTTGTGAATGGTAATCTGAAGGAGTTTACTGAGTCAAACTAGAGCAAACGAAAACATCTCATTACCAGGCACAACCATCTCAAAATCTGTCACTGTTATAGTGTCTGTAGCATCTGTGCTTCAAGATGCCATTGGTCAAGGCATTTTAGGGTAAACAAATTGAAGCTTTTCTAAGAGTTTTAAATTTGTGTTATGTTAATTCAGACCCATATCAGTTGATAATAAGGTTGCTTGATCTATGATAAATCCTGCTATAATTAAGGAGAAAGATTGTATGTGCAGTACATGTAATATCTTAGAATGTTAAGTTGGACCATACAATTTTctggggaaaaaagagagagattagtGAGATCCTGCTCTCATTTCACGATgaagtaatttatttatcattttttactaAACTTGGAGAAAGGGATGAGATGTTTTGTAGGATGGGTGGGAATTCTGAAACCTGAATTACACATTCCACGGTGCTTGTTTTGCACCATGGATTGGATAGAAGAAAGATCAcgtggactttttttttttaataatgtttgttATTACTAGATCAGATAAACAATCATGTTGTTGATCCAAGATCTTTGAAGTTCAAGAAGAACATTCATGGAAAGCCTGAGgttggtttttcttttgttaattcagaTGGGGatactattattttctttcttaatatttCCTTGTGGAACATGTTTgtgtaaagattttttttttaagctcattttcattttttatagtgCTTGTATGGCTTTTCATGGTGTAGCTAGTGTGGGAAAGTGATGATGGCCAGTGCCCTTCTCCATTACATTTCAATATCTCACATACATCATCTTTGATAGCTTGTGGAGTGACTGTGAATTCGCCAGTATGTACtctgattatttttattctcttgAGTATATTTTCAGATAATGATGCCTCAGGTTGCCTTGGATGCCTCTATTAAAGTTTCAGCTGGTTTGTAATAAATTGACTAGGCCTGTTTTACTTTGTAATTCTAGATTGGTATTGATGTAGAagagaagcaaagaaaaattaaaaacaatatcttaGCTTTTGCACGGCGGTATTTCTCTCTATATGAAGTGGAACACTTAAGTGCGATTTCTGACTCTGAAGTTCAGCGCCAGGAATTTGTAAAATTATGGATTCTCAAGGTGAGCTTGGTGCTATGTTATTGTAAAACTGCATGCTAGTTTATTTGTAAAGCTACACGCTTCTTggcatattcattttttttttttttggtaaagtgCAAGAATAAAGTCTTGTATTGTACATTTTCATGCGAAATTATTATCAGTCAGCCTAATtgcttaaattgaatttttcaagaTGCATGAGATATTTTACTCATCCTTTTAGTCGATATATGCGTGATCCTTTGTAGAACTTTATTACtgtttttatattgtgttttcCTTGCTTCTGTATTTAGCAGTAAAATCTACCTCCTTGTCAATTTATTAGGACCAAATATATTAAGTTTTATGTCCAacatattttctctcttttatcaaTCAGTTCTCCTTTCACTTGTAGATATACATTCAAAGAAATATGTAAGTTATTTCTTCCATGCTCCTGTTCAATTAGACAAAACATTTTTCCAATCAGGTAGCCTGTATAAGTTTCAATTGCATTTAACAAAAGGGTGTAAAAGTTGATTAAACAGTTAGATAATAGAATTCACTCctgtcttcttcttgttttttttttttttatgaatgcaCTCCTGTCATGTTTCTAGATGGGCCTATAGTTAGTTACAAGTTACATCTATCCTACAGTTGCATTCATGTTATTGAATATCAAATAGACTTGTCAATTGTAACCATAGAAATATGCATGAATATGAATCACTCCCATATGTACCAACttaaattttcttgtaaaaaactTAATCTTATTTAAGAtctcacataaaaagaaaaaagaaaaaagaaaagaaaagaagaagatacaagcGAATTCAAGGCTTGACCGAGTTTagcatgtattttgtttcaagttATGTTCAATTCGAAAGCTTTAGATGCTGCCAAGAAAACAATTTGTCATGGAAAGTACAGGCAGAATATATTTTCCTCAAACCTGTCATTGATGGATCTTATTTGTAGGAGGCATATGTGAAAGCTTTGGGAAGAGGCTTCTCTGCTGCACCTTTCAAGACTTTCACAATTCACGAGAAGGATGCTACCAATTCTGGGGTATGTCCTATATCTTCGAGTTTATTTGAGAAAGCACTGATGTAAGTTAGAAATGTGTGCAaagagattaaaataatttgaagtgtGTGATCAATAGCCCTATGTCCACGGTAACACAATGCTGGACAGTATACTGCCTAAGCACATATGTCAAGGAAATAAACTATTCTATCAAGTGTGGTAAGTTCATGGCTGTGCTTTGAGCTTTGGGcaacaaataaagaaaggtCACCTTGAAAGTGATACTCGAGTTGTCCTATGTATAGCACAggaagccttttctttttctcctgcAAGCTCCTTTAGTTGGATACTGTCTAGTCACTTTTAAAATGGTAGTTCTTCACGGTTTATGCAAACAATAACCTTAGATGgtccactcttttttttctcctagtATTTCTGATTTTATACTGTGTATCTTCctgactttttcttttttttacttgtttagtATCAGTAATCATATTAAGCATGCTGTTGATTAACGATTCATTCAAATTCTGCAACCAGGCATCTGAAGTAGTTGTGGAATCTTCCGACCACCCTGTGAGTCTCACAAACAACTGGCAATTTGGACTTTTTGAACTGGCCAGTTCTCATTATGCTGCCGTGTGCAtggaaaaagataaaacaagtGATGTTGCGATGAGGGTTCCAATGAGATTGACTGTAAGGAAAACCATTCCATTTGTCGAAGATATATGCATTTCTGGAACTGATGCAGTTGTACCTATTGCAGGCTTGATCAAACAAGTGTGATTGTATAattccattttgttttcttgttatttatttatgtggaATTGCAATCCAATATTGTGGCATTACGTCGTTAGAAAGCAAAATTCCCGATTCTTTTGTCATTGCCTTTTTTCCCGTAGCTAGTTACAAGACATTTTGTGCTGACGTGATTTGATTTGTACGCTAATTCTGTTCTTAATTACCCTTCTTTTACAGTAGTAAAATGCGTAGATGTGTGTTTGGTGAAGCAACCTTTAGATTGTGATTCTCGTGACAGAACACTGAAAAGAGGTTGCTGCAGTCTGGCAACAGGATTTTGTCGGTCGCTGGGTTTTAGTCAATTTGCAATGTTCAATTTCCTTCTGGCCACACGTTTTTGGCCGGTGAAGAGGAGAGGGTAGAAGAATGATAGACAATAACATACATGGAGACGCTGATATACTTTGGTCTTCATAGCCATGGCATGGCTTGATggaggcaataaaaaaaaggtgctGAAAGGGGCCGTTTTGTTGAGGGAGAATGAGAGGGAAATAAAGCGGCTGATTCCGGTAGGTTTGGACGGGCAGaaactattatattattattttattcaggaAATGGTGTTTGTGTTGAAAAgatataattgtaaattttgtctttttttctctctcactaTAATGGCACTATAAAGGTgataaaattgtgattttcaatatatatatatatatatatatatatatatatatatattatggttgatatttttattatttttatgcatggCTAATTTATCACCACTTTTCttcttatctttgttttttttagttttttcttttttctctttacatttttttgtggaaaaaaatattaatttttatttttcacacttTGAATATTATCAATCTACACTTTAcctatttatactattttttttcttatctttattattttgtaatttttaaaatttgttttctttacatcttttttttataaaaaaaaatactatacaaAAATTAAGGAAATAGTGTTTTACTGTAACAATTGTaacattgttattttcttttattatgttaaaaattagctTGAAATCTTATATGTTCTTATTAACGTATATGatcttttattatgttttattatatgtaaacattgactttttaatttatggttatattttttattcgatatcaaaaaatatgttAGTAACATccacacattaattttttttgtattacaaaaaaaaattattcgactTGCAGTGATGGGAGTTGAATAGACAcgttaacatttattttttttacatgtattgGCACAAATGATTCtcgatgtatttaattaaatgcatgcataggttttttttatttatttataattagaattaaaaaaacacatttgaaaagcttaaatatttttttttcaaaaataatcaTCCAACCAGCGATGAAGCGCGAGTCAAATAACTAGTACttatactaaaagaaaatgatgttttccaaaaacaaataacataattataaattttgccaTATTTCTTACTGTAATGGTGgcaaaattgtatttttcaggttttttttaaataagtttttcttatatttttttcctctttatacttggcatttttattattttgacacATGGCTAATTTATaaccatttttcttcttatcttcatttttttttagttttcttttttttttctgtgcacttttttctgaaaaaaatattaatttttattttttataccatgaatatttatcactctacacttagtctatttatactattttttttgttcttatctttattcttttgtaatttttttgaacttttttctttactctttttttttttgaaaaattattatacaaagactaagaaaattgtgttttactgTAGCAATTGCAAAATTGTTATGTTCTTCTGCTACATTAAAATTAGCTTGAGATCTTACATATTTTGATTAACATATAtgatctttaatatattttattatatataaacattggtttttttatttttttactcgatGTCAAAAAATGCGTCAATAACACctacacattaatttttttgcgttagaaaaaaagttattcaaTCTACAACGAGACAAGTTTAATAGACGCgttaacactttatttttttgcatttattagcACAGATGGTTCtcgatatatttaattaattcatgtataggccttttgatttataattagaacAAACACACATTTGAAAagcttaaatatttattttttataccaaaaatatTATCTGACCAGAGACAAAATGCAGGTGAAATAACTAGTATCTTTCTatgtctaaaaaacaaatttggtaATTAATAGTAAGTGAATGGAAATTgtgataattactttttt of Populus trichocarpa isolate Nisqually-1 chromosome 16, P.trichocarpa_v4.1, whole genome shotgun sequence contains these proteins:
- the LOC7465263 gene encoding uncharacterized protein LOC7465263 isoform X4, coding for MFCLCVETSSRKEPCLPVLWFALLLQDLVWESDDGQCPSPLHFNISHTSSLIACGVTVNSPIGIDVEEKQRKIKNNILAFARRYFSLYEVEHLSAISDSEVQRQEFVKLWILKEAYVKALGRGFSAAPFKTFTIHEKDATNSGASEVVVESSDHPVSLTNNWQFGLFELASSHYAAVCMEKDKTSDVAMRVPMRLTVRKTIPFVEDICISGTDAVVPIAGLIKQV
- the LOC7465263 gene encoding uncharacterized protein LOC7465263 isoform X2 is translated as MELLSPCEKENVLSMRGDQLQKRALLARTLVRTPIARLWESDDGQCPSPLHFNISHTSSLIACGVTVNSPIGIDVEEKQRKIKNNILAFARRYFSLYEVEHLSAISDSEVQRQEFVKLWILKEAYVKALGRGFSAAPFKTFTIHEKDATNSGASEVVVESSDHPVSLTNNWQFGLFELASSHYAAVCMEKDKTSDVAMRVPMRLTVRKTIPFVEDICISGTDAVVPIAGLIKQV
- the LOC7465263 gene encoding uncharacterized protein LOC7465263 isoform X1; the encoded protein is MELLSPCEKENVLSMRGDQLQKRALLARTLVRTPIARYQINNHVVDPRSLKFKKNIHGKPELVWESDDGQCPSPLHFNISHTSSLIACGVTVNSPIGIDVEEKQRKIKNNILAFARRYFSLYEVEHLSAISDSEVQRQEFVKLWILKEAYVKALGRGFSAAPFKTFTIHEKDATNSGASEVVVESSDHPVSLTNNWQFGLFELASSHYAAVCMEKDKTSDVAMRVPMRLTVRKTIPFVEDICISGTDAVVPIAGLIKQV
- the LOC7465263 gene encoding uncharacterized protein LOC7465263 isoform X3; this encodes MFCLCVETSSRKEPCLPVLWFALLLQDINNHVVDPRSLKFKKNIHGKPELVWESDDGQCPSPLHFNISHTSSLIACGVTVNSPIGIDVEEKQRKIKNNILAFARRYFSLYEVEHLSAISDSEVQRQEFVKLWILKEAYVKALGRGFSAAPFKTFTIHEKDATNSGASEVVVESSDHPVSLTNNWQFGLFELASSHYAAVCMEKDKTSDVAMRVPMRLTVRKTIPFVEDICISGTDAVVPIAGLIKQV